In one window of Cheilinus undulatus linkage group 23, ASM1832078v1, whole genome shotgun sequence DNA:
- the LOC121505178 gene encoding aryl hydrocarbon receptor nuclear translocator-like protein 2 isoform X4, with protein sequence MSAGGFDGQADRTADPASEEEGPSQAGSSLPAVELPRKRKGDVEERSDTHERESLGFQMGDDLSRSEGEDTQVKMKCFREPHSQIEKRRRDKMNNLIDELSAMIPACQPMARKLDKLTVLRKAVQHLKALKAGTSSALTDTTCKPSILPHDDLKHLLLKAADGFLLVVSCDRAKILFISESVSKILNCKRLELTGQSLFDFIHPKDINKVKEQLASSESHPRQRLIDATTGVQLQAEAPARPSNLTSGARRSFFCRMKHSRASGKHEDKHSLPSTSKKKDSSRYCTLHCTGYMRSWPSSQQESEGDAEKETSTLTCLVTVCRLLPHSSHQPPKDINVKPTEFITRCAIDGKFIFVDQRATTVIGYLPQEILGTSCYEYFHQDDLHHLAEKHRQALRSKEKLETQCYRFKTKYGSYVSLQSQWFGFTNPWTKEVEFIVCLNRVVPGPAHEKEEEAGSSKVLQEDTKQIPIIPGLSTSVGTMIYAGSIGTQIANELIDSYRVNSSPSSGASSPFGTAQEKGPLVSPQTSRSASSREETAGSSSQSHSDSGAGAGTSSGTSGSTGEPSQLDLDSMVVPGLSSFSSDEAAMAVIMSLLETDVNMGQTENFEDLHWPF encoded by the exons ATCCTGCCTCAGAGGAGGAAGGCCCGAGCCAAGCCGGATCCTCACTGCCAGCTGTCGAGCTGCCAAGGAAACGAAAGGGAGATGTGGAGGAGAGATCAGACACTCATGAACG ggAGAGCCTGGGCTTCCAAATGGGTGATGATCTCAGCAG GTCAGAAGGAGAGGACACCCAGGTTAAAATGAAATGCTTCAG GGAGCCTCATAGCCAGATAGAGAAGCGGCGGAGGGATAAAATGAACAACCTCATCGACGAGCTTTCCGCCATGATTCCTGCCTGTCAGCCCATGGCTCGAAAACTTGACAAACTCACTGTGCTGCGAAAGGCTGTGCAACACCTCAAAGCTCTCAAAG CTGGGACAAGCAGCGCCTTAACAGACACCACCTGTAAGCCTTCCATCCTGCCTCATGATGACCTCAAGCACCTTCTGCTAAAG GCTGCAGATGGTTTCCTCTTAGTTGTAAGTTGTGACCGGGCAAAAATCCTGTTCATCTCAGAGTCTGTCTCCAAGATCCTCAACTGTAAACGG TTGGAGCTGACTGGGCAGAGCTTATTCGATTTCATCCATCCCAAAGACATCAACAAGGTGAAGGAGCAGCTGGCATCATCGGAGTCGCACCCTCGCCAACGCCTCATTGATGCTACAA CTGGGGTTCAGCTCCAGGCAGAAGCTCCAGCCAGACCATCCAATCTGACCAGTGGAGCCCGGAGATCCTTCTTCTGCCGGATGAAGCACAGTCGGGCTTCAGGGAAGCATGAAGACAAACATTCGCTGCCTAGTACTTCCAAAAAGAAAG ACAGTAGCAGATACTGTACCCTCCATTGTACCGGATACATGCGGAGTTGGCCGAGCAGCCAGCAGGAATCAGAGGGAGACGCAGAGAAGGAAACCTCAACCCTGACCTGCCTGGTGACGGTGTGCCGACTCCTCCCTCACTCCTCTCATCAGCCCCCCAAAGACATCAACGTCAAGCCCACCGAGTTCATAACCCGCTGTGCCATCGATGGCAAGTTCATTTTTGTAGACCAACG AGCAACAACGGTCATTGGTTATTTACCACAGGAAATTCTCGGCACATCATGTTATGAGTACTTTCACCAGGACGACCTGCACCATCTCGCAGAGAAACACAGGCAAG CACTCAGGAGCAAAGAGAAGCTCGAGACACAGTGCTACAGGTTCAAAACAAAATACGGCTCCTATGTGTCTCTCCAAAGTCAGTGGTTTGGTTTCACAAACCCATGGACCAAAGAAGTTGAGTTTATAGTGTGTTTAAACCGAGTTGTCCC GGGGCCTGCTCatgaaaaagaagaggaggctGGCAGCTCAAAAGTACTTCAGG AGGACACTAAACAAATTCCCATAATTCCTGGCCTTTCTACTAGTGTGGGGACGATGATATACGCAGGCAGTATAGGGACCCAAATCGCTAATGAACTCATCGACTCTTACAG GGTGAACTCTTCTCCATCAAGCGGAGCTTCCAGTCCGTTTGGCACAGCACAGGAAAAAGGCCCACTGGTTTCACCTCAAACTAGCAGGAGT GCATCCAGCAGAGAGGAGACAGCAGGCAGTTCGTCACAGTCCCACTCTGACTCAGGGGCAGGAGCTGGCACCAGCAGTGGAACTTCTGGAAGTACAG GTGAGCCGTCCCAGCTGGACTTGGACAGCATGGTGGTTCCAGGCCTGAGCAGCTTCAGCAGCGATGAGGCAGCCATGGCAGTCATCATGAGCTTGCTGGAGACGGATGTAAACATGGGTCAAACAGAGAACTTTGAGGATTTACACTGGCCTTTCTAG
- the LOC121505178 gene encoding aryl hydrocarbon receptor nuclear translocator-like protein 2 isoform X3, with translation MSAGGFDGQADRTAVSGMKDSRLFAVDPASEEEGPSQAGSSLPAVELPRKRKGDVEERSDTHERESLGFQMGDDLSRSEGEDTQVKMKCFREPHSQIEKRRRDKMNNLIDELSAMIPACQPMARKLDKLTVLRKAVQHLKALKAGTSSALTDTTCKPSILPHDDLKHLLLKAADGFLLVVSCDRAKILFISESVSKILNCKRLELTGQSLFDFIHPKDINKVKEQLASSESHPRQRLIDATTGVQLQAEAPARPSNLTSGARRSFFCRMKHSRASGKHEDKHSLPSTSKKKDSSRYCTLHCTGYMRSWPSSQQESEGDAEKETSTLTCLVTVCRLLPHSSHQPPKDINVKPTEFITRCAIDGKFIFVDQRATTVIGYLPQEILGTSCYEYFHQDDLHHLAEKHRQALRSKEKLETQCYRFKTKYGSYVSLQSQWFGFTNPWTKEVEFIVCLNRVVPGPAHEKEEEAGSSKVLQEDTKQIPIIPGLSTSVGTMIYAGSIGTQIANELIDSYRVNSSPSSGASSPFGTAQEKGPLVSPQTSRSASSREETAGSSSQSHSDSGAGAGTSSGTSGSTGEPSQLDLDSMVVPGLSSFSSDEAAMAVIMSLLETDVNMGQTENFEDLHWPF, from the exons tATCCGGAATGAAAGATTCAAGACTCTTTGCAGTTG ATCCTGCCTCAGAGGAGGAAGGCCCGAGCCAAGCCGGATCCTCACTGCCAGCTGTCGAGCTGCCAAGGAAACGAAAGGGAGATGTGGAGGAGAGATCAGACACTCATGAACG ggAGAGCCTGGGCTTCCAAATGGGTGATGATCTCAGCAG GTCAGAAGGAGAGGACACCCAGGTTAAAATGAAATGCTTCAG GGAGCCTCATAGCCAGATAGAGAAGCGGCGGAGGGATAAAATGAACAACCTCATCGACGAGCTTTCCGCCATGATTCCTGCCTGTCAGCCCATGGCTCGAAAACTTGACAAACTCACTGTGCTGCGAAAGGCTGTGCAACACCTCAAAGCTCTCAAAG CTGGGACAAGCAGCGCCTTAACAGACACCACCTGTAAGCCTTCCATCCTGCCTCATGATGACCTCAAGCACCTTCTGCTAAAG GCTGCAGATGGTTTCCTCTTAGTTGTAAGTTGTGACCGGGCAAAAATCCTGTTCATCTCAGAGTCTGTCTCCAAGATCCTCAACTGTAAACGG TTGGAGCTGACTGGGCAGAGCTTATTCGATTTCATCCATCCCAAAGACATCAACAAGGTGAAGGAGCAGCTGGCATCATCGGAGTCGCACCCTCGCCAACGCCTCATTGATGCTACAA CTGGGGTTCAGCTCCAGGCAGAAGCTCCAGCCAGACCATCCAATCTGACCAGTGGAGCCCGGAGATCCTTCTTCTGCCGGATGAAGCACAGTCGGGCTTCAGGGAAGCATGAAGACAAACATTCGCTGCCTAGTACTTCCAAAAAGAAAG ACAGTAGCAGATACTGTACCCTCCATTGTACCGGATACATGCGGAGTTGGCCGAGCAGCCAGCAGGAATCAGAGGGAGACGCAGAGAAGGAAACCTCAACCCTGACCTGCCTGGTGACGGTGTGCCGACTCCTCCCTCACTCCTCTCATCAGCCCCCCAAAGACATCAACGTCAAGCCCACCGAGTTCATAACCCGCTGTGCCATCGATGGCAAGTTCATTTTTGTAGACCAACG AGCAACAACGGTCATTGGTTATTTACCACAGGAAATTCTCGGCACATCATGTTATGAGTACTTTCACCAGGACGACCTGCACCATCTCGCAGAGAAACACAGGCAAG CACTCAGGAGCAAAGAGAAGCTCGAGACACAGTGCTACAGGTTCAAAACAAAATACGGCTCCTATGTGTCTCTCCAAAGTCAGTGGTTTGGTTTCACAAACCCATGGACCAAAGAAGTTGAGTTTATAGTGTGTTTAAACCGAGTTGTCCC GGGGCCTGCTCatgaaaaagaagaggaggctGGCAGCTCAAAAGTACTTCAGG AGGACACTAAACAAATTCCCATAATTCCTGGCCTTTCTACTAGTGTGGGGACGATGATATACGCAGGCAGTATAGGGACCCAAATCGCTAATGAACTCATCGACTCTTACAG GGTGAACTCTTCTCCATCAAGCGGAGCTTCCAGTCCGTTTGGCACAGCACAGGAAAAAGGCCCACTGGTTTCACCTCAAACTAGCAGGAGT GCATCCAGCAGAGAGGAGACAGCAGGCAGTTCGTCACAGTCCCACTCTGACTCAGGGGCAGGAGCTGGCACCAGCAGTGGAACTTCTGGAAGTACAG GTGAGCCGTCCCAGCTGGACTTGGACAGCATGGTGGTTCCAGGCCTGAGCAGCTTCAGCAGCGATGAGGCAGCCATGGCAGTCATCATGAGCTTGCTGGAGACGGATGTAAACATGGGTCAAACAGAGAACTTTGAGGATTTACACTGGCCTTTCTAG
- the LOC121505178 gene encoding aryl hydrocarbon receptor nuclear translocator-like protein 2 isoform X2, with amino-acid sequence MKSIIQHPALLRSAPSSHLLSVTTTAAGSTCAAALRSLHRARRQQSVGMSAGGFDGQADRTADPASEEEGPSQAGSSLPAVELPRKRKGDVEERSDTHERESLGFQMGDDLSRSEGEDTQVKMKCFREPHSQIEKRRRDKMNNLIDELSAMIPACQPMARKLDKLTVLRKAVQHLKALKAGTSSALTDTTCKPSILPHDDLKHLLLKAADGFLLVVSCDRAKILFISESVSKILNCKRLELTGQSLFDFIHPKDINKVKEQLASSESHPRQRLIDATTGVQLQAEAPARPSNLTSGARRSFFCRMKHSRASGKHEDKHSLPSTSKKKDSSRYCTLHCTGYMRSWPSSQQESEGDAEKETSTLTCLVTVCRLLPHSSHQPPKDINVKPTEFITRCAIDGKFIFVDQRATTVIGYLPQEILGTSCYEYFHQDDLHHLAEKHRQALRSKEKLETQCYRFKTKYGSYVSLQSQWFGFTNPWTKEVEFIVCLNRVVPGPAHEKEEEAGSSKVLQEDTKQIPIIPGLSTSVGTMIYAGSIGTQIANELIDSYRVNSSPSSGASSPFGTAQEKGPLVSPQTSRSASSREETAGSSSQSHSDSGAGAGTSSGTSGSTGEPSQLDLDSMVVPGLSSFSSDEAAMAVIMSLLETDVNMGQTENFEDLHWPF; translated from the exons ATCCTGCCTCAGAGGAGGAAGGCCCGAGCCAAGCCGGATCCTCACTGCCAGCTGTCGAGCTGCCAAGGAAACGAAAGGGAGATGTGGAGGAGAGATCAGACACTCATGAACG ggAGAGCCTGGGCTTCCAAATGGGTGATGATCTCAGCAG GTCAGAAGGAGAGGACACCCAGGTTAAAATGAAATGCTTCAG GGAGCCTCATAGCCAGATAGAGAAGCGGCGGAGGGATAAAATGAACAACCTCATCGACGAGCTTTCCGCCATGATTCCTGCCTGTCAGCCCATGGCTCGAAAACTTGACAAACTCACTGTGCTGCGAAAGGCTGTGCAACACCTCAAAGCTCTCAAAG CTGGGACAAGCAGCGCCTTAACAGACACCACCTGTAAGCCTTCCATCCTGCCTCATGATGACCTCAAGCACCTTCTGCTAAAG GCTGCAGATGGTTTCCTCTTAGTTGTAAGTTGTGACCGGGCAAAAATCCTGTTCATCTCAGAGTCTGTCTCCAAGATCCTCAACTGTAAACGG TTGGAGCTGACTGGGCAGAGCTTATTCGATTTCATCCATCCCAAAGACATCAACAAGGTGAAGGAGCAGCTGGCATCATCGGAGTCGCACCCTCGCCAACGCCTCATTGATGCTACAA CTGGGGTTCAGCTCCAGGCAGAAGCTCCAGCCAGACCATCCAATCTGACCAGTGGAGCCCGGAGATCCTTCTTCTGCCGGATGAAGCACAGTCGGGCTTCAGGGAAGCATGAAGACAAACATTCGCTGCCTAGTACTTCCAAAAAGAAAG ACAGTAGCAGATACTGTACCCTCCATTGTACCGGATACATGCGGAGTTGGCCGAGCAGCCAGCAGGAATCAGAGGGAGACGCAGAGAAGGAAACCTCAACCCTGACCTGCCTGGTGACGGTGTGCCGACTCCTCCCTCACTCCTCTCATCAGCCCCCCAAAGACATCAACGTCAAGCCCACCGAGTTCATAACCCGCTGTGCCATCGATGGCAAGTTCATTTTTGTAGACCAACG AGCAACAACGGTCATTGGTTATTTACCACAGGAAATTCTCGGCACATCATGTTATGAGTACTTTCACCAGGACGACCTGCACCATCTCGCAGAGAAACACAGGCAAG CACTCAGGAGCAAAGAGAAGCTCGAGACACAGTGCTACAGGTTCAAAACAAAATACGGCTCCTATGTGTCTCTCCAAAGTCAGTGGTTTGGTTTCACAAACCCATGGACCAAAGAAGTTGAGTTTATAGTGTGTTTAAACCGAGTTGTCCC GGGGCCTGCTCatgaaaaagaagaggaggctGGCAGCTCAAAAGTACTTCAGG AGGACACTAAACAAATTCCCATAATTCCTGGCCTTTCTACTAGTGTGGGGACGATGATATACGCAGGCAGTATAGGGACCCAAATCGCTAATGAACTCATCGACTCTTACAG GGTGAACTCTTCTCCATCAAGCGGAGCTTCCAGTCCGTTTGGCACAGCACAGGAAAAAGGCCCACTGGTTTCACCTCAAACTAGCAGGAGT GCATCCAGCAGAGAGGAGACAGCAGGCAGTTCGTCACAGTCCCACTCTGACTCAGGGGCAGGAGCTGGCACCAGCAGTGGAACTTCTGGAAGTACAG GTGAGCCGTCCCAGCTGGACTTGGACAGCATGGTGGTTCCAGGCCTGAGCAGCTTCAGCAGCGATGAGGCAGCCATGGCAGTCATCATGAGCTTGCTGGAGACGGATGTAAACATGGGTCAAACAGAGAACTTTGAGGATTTACACTGGCCTTTCTAG
- the LOC121505178 gene encoding aryl hydrocarbon receptor nuclear translocator-like protein 2 isoform X1, with amino-acid sequence MKSIIQHPALLRSAPSSHLLSVTTTAAGSTCAAALRSLHRARRQQSVGMSAGGFDGQADRTAVSGMKDSRLFAVDPASEEEGPSQAGSSLPAVELPRKRKGDVEERSDTHERESLGFQMGDDLSRSEGEDTQVKMKCFREPHSQIEKRRRDKMNNLIDELSAMIPACQPMARKLDKLTVLRKAVQHLKALKAGTSSALTDTTCKPSILPHDDLKHLLLKAADGFLLVVSCDRAKILFISESVSKILNCKRLELTGQSLFDFIHPKDINKVKEQLASSESHPRQRLIDATTGVQLQAEAPARPSNLTSGARRSFFCRMKHSRASGKHEDKHSLPSTSKKKDSSRYCTLHCTGYMRSWPSSQQESEGDAEKETSTLTCLVTVCRLLPHSSHQPPKDINVKPTEFITRCAIDGKFIFVDQRATTVIGYLPQEILGTSCYEYFHQDDLHHLAEKHRQALRSKEKLETQCYRFKTKYGSYVSLQSQWFGFTNPWTKEVEFIVCLNRVVPGPAHEKEEEAGSSKVLQEDTKQIPIIPGLSTSVGTMIYAGSIGTQIANELIDSYRVNSSPSSGASSPFGTAQEKGPLVSPQTSRSASSREETAGSSSQSHSDSGAGAGTSSGTSGSTGEPSQLDLDSMVVPGLSSFSSDEAAMAVIMSLLETDVNMGQTENFEDLHWPF; translated from the exons tATCCGGAATGAAAGATTCAAGACTCTTTGCAGTTG ATCCTGCCTCAGAGGAGGAAGGCCCGAGCCAAGCCGGATCCTCACTGCCAGCTGTCGAGCTGCCAAGGAAACGAAAGGGAGATGTGGAGGAGAGATCAGACACTCATGAACG ggAGAGCCTGGGCTTCCAAATGGGTGATGATCTCAGCAG GTCAGAAGGAGAGGACACCCAGGTTAAAATGAAATGCTTCAG GGAGCCTCATAGCCAGATAGAGAAGCGGCGGAGGGATAAAATGAACAACCTCATCGACGAGCTTTCCGCCATGATTCCTGCCTGTCAGCCCATGGCTCGAAAACTTGACAAACTCACTGTGCTGCGAAAGGCTGTGCAACACCTCAAAGCTCTCAAAG CTGGGACAAGCAGCGCCTTAACAGACACCACCTGTAAGCCTTCCATCCTGCCTCATGATGACCTCAAGCACCTTCTGCTAAAG GCTGCAGATGGTTTCCTCTTAGTTGTAAGTTGTGACCGGGCAAAAATCCTGTTCATCTCAGAGTCTGTCTCCAAGATCCTCAACTGTAAACGG TTGGAGCTGACTGGGCAGAGCTTATTCGATTTCATCCATCCCAAAGACATCAACAAGGTGAAGGAGCAGCTGGCATCATCGGAGTCGCACCCTCGCCAACGCCTCATTGATGCTACAA CTGGGGTTCAGCTCCAGGCAGAAGCTCCAGCCAGACCATCCAATCTGACCAGTGGAGCCCGGAGATCCTTCTTCTGCCGGATGAAGCACAGTCGGGCTTCAGGGAAGCATGAAGACAAACATTCGCTGCCTAGTACTTCCAAAAAGAAAG ACAGTAGCAGATACTGTACCCTCCATTGTACCGGATACATGCGGAGTTGGCCGAGCAGCCAGCAGGAATCAGAGGGAGACGCAGAGAAGGAAACCTCAACCCTGACCTGCCTGGTGACGGTGTGCCGACTCCTCCCTCACTCCTCTCATCAGCCCCCCAAAGACATCAACGTCAAGCCCACCGAGTTCATAACCCGCTGTGCCATCGATGGCAAGTTCATTTTTGTAGACCAACG AGCAACAACGGTCATTGGTTATTTACCACAGGAAATTCTCGGCACATCATGTTATGAGTACTTTCACCAGGACGACCTGCACCATCTCGCAGAGAAACACAGGCAAG CACTCAGGAGCAAAGAGAAGCTCGAGACACAGTGCTACAGGTTCAAAACAAAATACGGCTCCTATGTGTCTCTCCAAAGTCAGTGGTTTGGTTTCACAAACCCATGGACCAAAGAAGTTGAGTTTATAGTGTGTTTAAACCGAGTTGTCCC GGGGCCTGCTCatgaaaaagaagaggaggctGGCAGCTCAAAAGTACTTCAGG AGGACACTAAACAAATTCCCATAATTCCTGGCCTTTCTACTAGTGTGGGGACGATGATATACGCAGGCAGTATAGGGACCCAAATCGCTAATGAACTCATCGACTCTTACAG GGTGAACTCTTCTCCATCAAGCGGAGCTTCCAGTCCGTTTGGCACAGCACAGGAAAAAGGCCCACTGGTTTCACCTCAAACTAGCAGGAGT GCATCCAGCAGAGAGGAGACAGCAGGCAGTTCGTCACAGTCCCACTCTGACTCAGGGGCAGGAGCTGGCACCAGCAGTGGAACTTCTGGAAGTACAG GTGAGCCGTCCCAGCTGGACTTGGACAGCATGGTGGTTCCAGGCCTGAGCAGCTTCAGCAGCGATGAGGCAGCCATGGCAGTCATCATGAGCTTGCTGGAGACGGATGTAAACATGGGTCAAACAGAGAACTTTGAGGATTTACACTGGCCTTTCTAG